A stretch of Xenopus laevis strain J_2021 chromosome 8S, Xenopus_laevis_v10.1, whole genome shotgun sequence DNA encodes these proteins:
- the zbtb26.S gene encoding zinc finger and BTB domain-containing protein 26, whose protein sequence is MDERAGMLHFRLDNHGDSMLNRMNSLRQQNKFCDVTVRIDETEVSGHRVVFAAGSPYLRDQFLLSDSQEVHISILQNSQAGKQLLLSCYTGVLEFPEMELVNYLTAASFLQMSHVVERCTEALWKFIKPSQVSERKDDGQETCVDKHVIEQEEEIEDTMQPESPAATHSEDSLGNDDIQIVKIESIGDVSSDKTKVCQSQYISSEQTALHSLEPQHSLINSTVENRTGDTDNPLHSYTMSDNSSDNIGPPAKELFGPGNRIVDKTLQWHHQCPKCTRVFRHLENYANHLKMHKLFMCLLCGKTFTQKGNLHRHMRVHAGIKPFQCKICGKTFSQKCSLQDHLNLHSGDKPHKCNYCDMVFAHKPVLRKHLKQLHGKNSFDNAHERNTGLDFDTFSNTHDSNEIISQSIHQ, encoded by the coding sequence ATGGATGAGAGGGCTGGAATGCTGCATTTTAGACTGGACAACCATGGGGACTCCATGCTAAACAGAATGAATTCCCTTCGCCAACAAAACAAATTTTGTGATGTAACTGTGCGTATTGATGAAACAGAGGTGTCAGGACACAGGGTGGTGTTCGCAGCAGGCTCGCCATATCTGAGGGACCAGTTTTTGCTGAGCGATTCACAGGAAGTGCATATTTCTATCCTACAAAACTCACAGGCTGGCAAACAGCTCCTCCTTTCTTGTTACACTGGTGTCCTAGAATTTCCAGAGATGGAACTTGTGAATTACCTGACCGCCGCCAGCTTTCTGCAAATGAGTCATGTGGTGGAGAGATGTACAGAGGCTTTGTGGAAGTTCATCAAACCCAGCCAAGTTTCGGAGAGAAAAGACGACGGACAGGAAACCTGTGTAGATAAACATGTAATCGAGCAAGAAGAAGAAATTGAGGATACGATGCAGCCAGAATCTCCAGCTGCTACACATTCAGAAGATAGCCTGGGTAATGATGACATTCAGATTGTTAAGATTGAGTCAATTGGGGATGTGTCCAGTGACAAAACAAAAGTTTGTCAAAGCCAGTATATTTCGTCTGAACAGACTGCTCTCCATTCTCTTGAACCACAACACTCCCTGATTAACTCCACTGTAGAGAACAGGACCGGAGACACGGATAACCCTCTCCACAGCTACACTATGTCCGATAATAGCAGTGACAACATAGGGCCACCAGCTAAAGAACTTTTTGGTCCTGGTAACAGGATAGTAGACAAAACATTACAGTGGCATCACCAGTGTCCCAAGTGCACAAGGGTTTTCAGACACTTAGAAAATTATGCCAACCATTTAAAAATGCACAAGTTATTTATGTGTCTCCTATGTGGTAAAACTTTTACACAGAAGGGCAACTTGCACAGGCATATGCGGGTGCATGCAGGCATCAAACCCTTCCAATGTAAAATATGTGGTAAGACTTTTTCCCAGAAATGCTCCTTGCAGGACCACCTTAACTTGCACAGTGGAGATAAGCCTCACAAATGTAATTACTGTGACATGGTCTTTGCACACAAGCCTGTGCTAAGAAAGCACCTGAAACAGTTGCATGGTAAAAACAGCTTTGACAATGCCCATGAAAGGAACACTGGTCTGGATTTTGATACTTTTTCAAACACCCATGACAGCAATGAAATCATAAGCCAGAGTATTCACCAATAA